The DNA window ATCTCTATTATAGAGGGATAATCCAATGTTGAAATAAGAAGTATGGAGAGGGAGGTTTAAGTAGTGTTTTGTTACAAAGGAAACCGAAACCATAAATGCGGTACAAGTGTTGCCCCAGGCCACTTTCACCGTTCCTCAGTCATAGATTAGAAATGTCAACTGTGAGTCTGTTTTGACTGGAAGTTTAAGTTCAACATTCAATCATCTCCACTTTCCATCAGCCTTCCACTGCAGGGTAACCACCGAGGGAGACATTGCGGTCATGGAGGGTCAATCCCTCACAGTCCCGTGCATTTATGAGCCTCAGCATGCCAGCTATGTAAAATACTGGTGTCGGGGGAAGATGAAGGCGTTCTGCACCACTTTAGCTCGAACAGATGAGACCCGTTCGGCCGATCCGGCGGAGGAGAAGAAAGTGAGCATCTTTGACGACCCGGTCCAGCTGGTGTTCACTGTGACTATGAACAACCTGAAGGAGGACGACTCTGGGTGGTACATGTGTGGCGTGGAGATAGAAGGCGTGTGGCACTCCGACGATGTCGCTTTCACCTACATCTCGGTCATTCATGGTGAGTAATCAAGAATTGACGCTGATATTTTTAAGCACTGGCCcggtctagaagggagcccgcaatctgcaaaatctgatctgagatctgcaaaaagtcttgcgagactcgctgcccgacgacctaccctaaccataactattcgagattgatgcctaaccttaacaatctcgcgagagtttcccttGTGTGTGGGCTACGGGCCACCAAGCCCCTAAATTTGGTGGCCTAAGCGCATTTTTGGTGGcccaaatgtaaatgtatgtaaaaaaacaacatagaaaAGGCAATTTAACGCAACCTAACTCAGCCTTCCTTAACTGTGACATTAACagaatgaaaatatgtaattatttatcTCTTTTccgcataaaaacacacaattcaaataattaggaaatacattattgtatttttatttaaacatttgctttgatttgattggcattaatatgtttaaatctgtATTATAAGCTTCTTAGAGTAAcgttagtgttaggaagttaactatctattttatattcctGTGAAAACAATTTCATACAACTGtagttattaatttttttttattaaatttctctccaaaaaataatttagattaaattagattacattacatttgaacacatcaggaTAAAGTTAAAATTCTTtgaataataatctaataataccCAATAATACACTGCGGTAATGGAGTGATGTTTAACTATTATTGATCCCCATTTCATGCTTAGATGACAAAGTTAAGGGTGTATTATAAGTTGATTCCTTTCGTGCAGGTATGTCAGTGGTCAACAGCCGGCTGAGTGGGGAAGAAGGGAGTAGTGTCACAGTTGAATGCAACTACAGTGAGAGATACAGGTAATGTATTGTCCCATTCATCTTATTACAATTGTTATAACATGTGTCAGTTTACCATCAGACCATGTGGAATCCTCACTTTTAAAACAACATTCCTAAAGCCACAGCAACCTGAGAAACATGGTTCTTTGTTCAAAATCTTCAATTCAAGCTGAACTCTGATGGACAGTCAGCCTTCACTGACTCCCCTGTGACTGCTTGCCAACAGAGAAAGTGAAAAGAAGTGGTGTCGGAGTGGAGACTGGAGCTCCTGTCTGCTGACTGGTTCTGAAGGGAGCTACGAAGACACTTCAGTGGCCATCAGAGATGACAGAACTAGGACTTTCACTATAACCTTAAAGAAGCTGCAGATGAGAGATAACGGCTGGTACTGGTGTTCTGCAGGACAGCAGCAGGTGTCCGTGCATGTGCAGGTCACACCCCGACCCACGACTAGTAGGTTGACAAAGAACgcttgaaatgaaaaatgtacattaattaTCCTTTCAAATCCTATTAAAATCTTGCATTCAATGGGAATCAAGACAAGTTAGTGAGCTATTCCGATTTGATTcattgactacgtttacatgcacactaatattccactattattcagaatatgacaatatatgacatttggatattctgaatcaGGCTTAATtccaaatggagcattttccgatttagacatgtgggatatgccgatattatatatatacacatatattatatgcccacatttctggtcggaagaagaaacacacctacttttatgaaacattatgaaagacttggatattaACACgtttttggatatgcacaaatatcGCAACACCTTTGGTGGTTGatggaatgaaagagggaggctgtgtttgcaTGCTCAAACAAGTGCgccaccggttacgttaatcggaATATGCACGGCTACATGTtaacaggaatattagtggaatattaattttcattagccatgtaaacagctaaGCAGGAATATTGTCTCTTTCTGTTTAAGggcaaaaactgaatattttgtgcttGTAAATGTAGTCACTGTTGAAGCTTCACTAGGcaagatttttatttaaagctgtATTGATAGATTTTTTGGctcttgggggcagcagaacaagcaaacacaacatttacataTTATCACCTCATACATTTGAGAAAAGAGCCTATTTACGCATCCATGGAGCAACACAAGCATTGCATTAAAATTTTGTTTCCGGCCCCTTGGTGAATACCAATATTCACTCCCCTAttagctttgttttggttttcaccaacttgtgagaaaaatatccCGCTGCCTGCGCCACTATATTCACcagctttgtctgtctgctgtttggtgctgtcAGATAGTTTACAGTGGAATTTTTGCAAGagcttttttgctgaaaacagctgtggCTGGAAACAAGGTTACATGAGAGCCACGAGAgtgaacaaaacaataaatttgCGAGCTGAGAAACGAAAACAATGAGCTTAAAGACAAATTCTCAAGGGTGCAGCAGgattgagtcctaaaacccagaaatgagttagcattttagcactt is part of the Sebastes umbrosus isolate fSebUmb1 chromosome 12, fSebUmb1.pri, whole genome shotgun sequence genome and encodes:
- the pigr gene encoding polymeric immunoglobulin receptor isoform X1; its protein translation is MTTGKLPSRKLESVFEQQERERVHSVNLKVTANMLQPFILALILLPWIPAFHCRVTTEGDIAVMEGQSLTVPCIYEPQHASYVKYWCRGKMKAFCTTLARTDETRSADPAEEKKVSIFDDPVQLVFTVTMNNLKEDDSGWYMCGVEIEGVWHSDDVAFTYISVIHGMSVVNSRLSGEEGSSVTVECNYSERYRESEKKWCRSGDWSSCLLTGSEGSYEDTSVAIRDDRTRTFTITLKKLQMRDNGWYWCSAGQQQVSVHVQVTPRPTTTAVSVTSPPTRSRVLAYLPPPKPITKESSHSLILESLLVCASVMLLVGLAILARKWWKQHKRDPVLRQVKAIKAKHNEYSGDSDDPQNAAVVFLKRDSQGVYIH
- the pigr gene encoding polymeric immunoglobulin receptor isoform X2, whose protein sequence is MTTGKLPSRKLESVFEQQERERVHSVNLKVTANMLQPFILALILLPWIPAFHCRVTTEGDIAVMEGQSLTVPCIYEPQHASYVKYWCRGKMKAFCTTLARTDETRSADPAEEKKVSIFDDPVQLVFTVTMNNLKEDDSGWYMCGVEIEGVWHSDDVAFTYISVIHGMSVVNSRLSGEEGSSVTVECNYSERYRESEKKWCRSGDWSSCLLTGSEGSYEDTSVAIRDDRTRTFTITLKKLQMRDNGWYWCSAGQQQVSVHVQVTPRPTTTVSVTSPPTRSRVLAYLPPPKPITKESSHSLILESLLVCASVMLLVGLAILARKWWKQHKRDPVLRQVKAIKAKHNEYSGDSDDPQNAAVVFLKRDSQGVYIH